The Pirellulimonas nuda genome includes a region encoding these proteins:
- a CDS encoding Lpg1974 family pore-forming outer membrane protein, translating to MNHVFKRAALAALVAAVVAPANAETYCQVQYVLLNAKVNSQGFDNNYYYGSPDAIEEDGSYDDALQFSLRLILGFEDQTGFGGRVRWFTFDNDLGYDGLWNNGGVTSALNGSINLDVDYIDTELTQRCACCAGGWNILGSGGVRWGRVASTNQSVPFAALGAASNSETAGVKFEGAGPTLAIEGRRPVAETGVSLFAVGRTSLLCGNLDIHSNYYGPVQYEIKNEMVQVWELQLGALHQYQCASGAIFESGVFWEAQRWDSESDSLGDLGLFGVGIHTGLRY from the coding sequence ATGAACCACGTCTTTAAACGCGCAGCCCTCGCTGCGCTGGTCGCCGCTGTTGTCGCCCCCGCAAACGCAGAAACGTACTGCCAGGTGCAGTACGTGCTGCTCAACGCGAAAGTCAACTCGCAGGGGTTCGACAACAACTACTACTACGGCTCGCCCGACGCGATCGAAGAAGATGGCTCGTACGACGACGCGCTGCAGTTCAGCCTGCGGTTGATCCTGGGCTTTGAAGATCAGACCGGCTTCGGCGGCCGCGTCCGCTGGTTCACGTTTGACAACGACCTGGGCTATGACGGGCTGTGGAACAACGGCGGCGTGACCAGCGCCCTGAACGGCAGCATCAACCTCGACGTCGACTACATCGACACCGAGCTCACGCAGCGGTGCGCCTGCTGCGCCGGGGGGTGGAACATCCTCGGCTCCGGCGGCGTCCGCTGGGGACGCGTGGCGTCCACCAACCAGTCGGTGCCGTTCGCCGCGCTGGGCGCCGCGTCGAACTCCGAGACCGCGGGGGTCAAGTTTGAGGGCGCCGGCCCGACGCTCGCGATCGAGGGCCGCCGCCCGGTGGCCGAGACGGGCGTGTCTCTGTTCGCCGTGGGCCGCACCTCGCTGCTGTGCGGAAACCTCGACATCCACTCCAACTACTACGGGCCGGTCCAGTACGAGATCAAGAACGAGATGGTGCAGGTGTGGGAGCTCCAGCTCGGGGCCCTGCATCAGTACCAGTGCGCCTCGGGCGCCATCTTCGAAAGCGGCGTCTTCTGGGAGGCCCAACGCTGGGACAGCGAGTCCGACTCCCTGGGCGACCTCGGCCTGTTCGGCGTCGGCATCCACACCGGGCTGCGTTACTAG
- a CDS encoding LssY C-terminal domain-containing protein, whose protein sequence is MRFSRLPIVRRFGVPYEPKPEARPFLDRTQAQQQEGVEVKVAVLSSRESDRFFGVPLGKHGIQPVWLEIANGSAGPLFFDRVQLDPNYYPPLEAAIISHFAIARRLAGFGAMAWFFFPLLFLLPLKVLGARRANRRMDAYFREHAFPLGAVAAGSRVSGFMFTSVDDGTKIVRVRLHATEKTRDFVFSAPVPGLVIDYRHRPFEGLFDDASLVDCDATTLRDHLRGQPRATSNRLATREGDPANLVVIGEFEVLRVAFGERWDETETINLATCWKTAKAFLLGSHYRYSPVSPLFLFGRSQDFALQRARRTINERLHLRLWLTPLRFGGKPVWVGQVSRDIGVRFTHRTWNLTTHRIDPDIDDARDYVIEDLMGTGHLDSMGYVDGVGETSAENPRRNLTGDPYETDGCRAVLILSPTPTTAKFLGWLSPAGAIEAPPAS, encoded by the coding sequence TTGAGGTTCAGCCGTCTCCCCATCGTCCGCCGGTTTGGCGTGCCGTACGAGCCCAAGCCGGAGGCCCGTCCGTTTCTCGACCGGACGCAGGCCCAGCAGCAAGAAGGGGTTGAGGTGAAGGTCGCGGTGCTCAGCAGCCGCGAGAGCGACCGCTTCTTTGGCGTCCCGCTGGGCAAACACGGCATCCAGCCCGTGTGGTTGGAGATCGCCAACGGCTCGGCCGGCCCGCTGTTCTTCGACCGCGTGCAGCTCGACCCCAACTACTACCCGCCGCTCGAGGCGGCCATCATCAGCCACTTCGCCATCGCCCGCCGGCTGGCGGGGTTCGGGGCGATGGCGTGGTTCTTCTTCCCCTTGCTGTTCCTGCTGCCGCTCAAAGTGCTGGGCGCCCGCCGCGCCAACCGGCGGATGGACGCGTACTTCCGTGAGCACGCCTTCCCGCTGGGCGCCGTGGCCGCCGGAAGCCGCGTCTCCGGGTTCATGTTTACATCGGTGGACGACGGCACCAAGATCGTCCGCGTCAGGCTGCACGCCACCGAAAAGACGCGCGACTTCGTCTTCTCGGCGCCGGTCCCCGGGCTGGTGATCGATTACCGTCACCGGCCGTTCGAGGGGCTGTTCGACGATGCGTCGCTGGTCGACTGCGACGCCACGACCCTGCGTGACCACCTCCGCGGGCAGCCGCGGGCCACCTCGAACCGGCTGGCGACGCGCGAGGGCGACCCGGCCAACCTGGTGGTGATCGGCGAGTTCGAAGTGCTGCGGGTCGCGTTCGGCGAGCGTTGGGACGAGACCGAGACGATCAACCTGGCCACCTGCTGGAAGACCGCCAAGGCGTTCCTGCTGGGCTCCCACTACCGCTACTCGCCGGTGAGCCCGCTGTTCTTGTTCGGCCGCAGCCAAGACTTCGCCCTGCAACGGGCCCGCCGCACCATCAACGAACGGCTCCACCTGCGGCTCTGGCTCACGCCGCTGCGGTTTGGGGGCAAGCCGGTGTGGGTGGGGCAGGTGAGCCGCGATATCGGCGTCCGCTTCACCCACCGCACCTGGAACCTCACCACCCACCGCATCGACCCAGACATCGACGACGCCCGCGACTACGTGATCGAAGACCTGATGGGGACGGGCCACCTCGACAGCATGGGCTACGTGGACGGCGTCGGCGAGACCTCGGCGGAGAACCCCCGCCGCAACCTGACGGGCGACCCGTACGAGACCGACGGCTGCCGCGCCGTGCTGATCCTGTCGCCGACCCCCACGACGGCAAAGTTCTTGGGGTGGCTATCGCCGGCGGGGGCGATCGAGGCGCCGCCGGCGTCCTAG
- a CDS encoding M64 family metallopeptidase has product MAEARSFFARRGVVAAMLLAALLLAAACPPAGAAPTTIVNNGPSSNRVDIVFLGDGYTAANHLAGTYDAHINGFVDYMFDSEYSDPFPRYANFFNIHKIVTNSAQSGADIPNATPPVSRQTFFHASYETALGDPYDPDDPNDRLLVLDEGLAHLVRTSELGGTGITADMKLMSVNSNKYGGSGGVTAAFAGANAFSYELGMHEMAHSWVDLADEYGGDATPYAGAEPTEVNVTTDPAGAKWAHWAGFDDPRRFTLDITTQQGGRYFDSGIYRPSFDSKMRTVHNEPPRHYDAVSREQFILKIYEFVNPLDAFKPGSSVTDEPLWVDVIDPEVIKVEWFVDHTLVPGATGETFHPADYGFGPGTYEVTANAYDEAMEHAFQGGMLDLVRTNLSTLHQYVEWTLTVSDPADFDESGVVDQDDYELWVNKFGGPSPPWWGNRDGLVEAADYTVWRDAFSGRRALGAAGVPEPGALGLAALAIVALAAGRRRR; this is encoded by the coding sequence ATGGCCGAGGCACGATCTTTCTTTGCGCGGCGCGGCGTGGTCGCCGCGATGCTGTTGGCGGCCTTGCTGCTGGCCGCGGCCTGCCCCCCCGCCGGGGCCGCGCCGACGACCATCGTCAACAACGGCCCGTCGAGCAACCGTGTTGACATCGTCTTCCTGGGCGACGGCTACACGGCCGCGAACCATCTGGCCGGCACGTACGACGCGCACATCAACGGCTTCGTCGACTACATGTTTGACAGCGAGTACAGCGACCCGTTCCCGCGCTACGCCAACTTCTTCAACATCCACAAGATCGTCACCAACAGCGCCCAGTCGGGGGCGGACATCCCGAACGCCACGCCGCCGGTGAGCCGTCAGACGTTCTTCCACGCCTCGTACGAAACGGCGCTCGGCGACCCGTACGACCCCGACGACCCCAACGATCGCCTGCTGGTGCTGGACGAGGGGCTGGCCCACCTGGTGCGGACCTCGGAACTCGGCGGCACGGGCATCACGGCCGACATGAAGCTGATGAGCGTCAACAGCAACAAGTACGGCGGCTCCGGCGGCGTGACCGCCGCCTTCGCGGGCGCCAACGCGTTTTCGTACGAGCTGGGGATGCACGAGATGGCGCACTCTTGGGTCGACCTGGCCGACGAGTACGGCGGCGACGCCACGCCGTACGCCGGCGCCGAGCCCACCGAGGTGAACGTCACCACCGACCCCGCGGGCGCCAAGTGGGCCCACTGGGCCGGCTTCGACGACCCGCGCCGCTTCACCCTCGACATCACCACGCAACAAGGGGGGCGCTATTTTGACTCCGGCATCTATCGGCCCTCGTTCGACAGCAAGATGCGCACCGTCCACAACGAGCCCCCCCGGCACTACGACGCCGTGAGCCGCGAGCAGTTCATCCTCAAGATCTACGAATTCGTCAACCCGCTCGACGCGTTCAAGCCGGGCTCGAGCGTCACCGACGAGCCGCTGTGGGTCGACGTGATCGACCCCGAGGTGATCAAGGTCGAGTGGTTCGTCGACCACACGCTCGTCCCCGGCGCCACGGGCGAGACGTTCCACCCGGCCGACTACGGCTTCGGCCCCGGCACGTACGAGGTGACGGCCAACGCGTACGACGAGGCGATGGAGCACGCCTTTCAGGGGGGCATGCTCGACCTGGTGCGCACCAACCTCAGCACGCTGCACCAGTACGTGGAGTGGACCCTCACCGTCTCCGACCCGGCCGACTTCGACGAGAGTGGCGTGGTCGATCAGGACGACTACGAGCTGTGGGTCAATAAGTTCGGCGGGCCCAGCCCGCCGTGGTGGGGCAACCGCGACGGCCTGGTAGAGGCCGCCGACTACACGGTGTGGCGCGACGCCTTCTCCGGCAGACGGGCGCTGGGCGCCGCCGGGGTTCCGGAGCCCGGTGCGCTGGGCCTGGCCGCGTTGGCGATCGTGGCGTTGGCCGCCGGTCGGCGCCGCCGCTAG
- a CDS encoding mechanosensitive ion channel domain-containing protein: MIASPSVVTGCALRRPRVGWAHTPRLVLLAALLLPAGGLLAAEGAPEPPAVAAGGAATGLGADAIAQRRQEIASRLARLEEAIGELAKQSPPGRPSTELLTQRKFLEIIDSQLAQQQSVVARRDELAKQEAALRLQLDDHREFGHPARKPYSFLLLEDLLDQQATEQTRQESLRIELSAVRDLAVSLREAHDTAETHRRLAKEALEINDDPAATAELSKTLNDSQLASTASSDGLALRRGEAELCEAKLKLGELRLRLLEEQITAVRPDVAVTPQDQQRIAAELDAKEQRLRQKLDRLLPPTARADHETAEPADRVGEAAAEALVAHQLAQEAHQQRRALLQQSLGNCATERLLWERRFQALTGQVSEETLAAWREDLADFQSRCQQFRRMIEVRSEERRSELAGLEERVANSGPAAGGLGKQLAYQRAELRGLLDAYGESLTETSANQRLLDRMQSEIQGASSAASIGQWLRSGSASFRALWRYELAAVDDRPVTVGKVVSGLLLLLAGYAGSRWVSRQIGRRVLPRLGLGGGASKALESIAFYTLVVAVGLMSLEMVHVPLTVFTFFGGAAAIGLGFGSQTVLSNFISGLLLLVERPIRAGDLVEIDGLLGTVEDVGARATRIRTDSNLEILVPNSKFLEFAVTNWTLSDDLNRLQINVGVAYGSPTRETARLLKKSVGEDPHVLTHPAPVVVFRDFGDNALAFEIHFWVHMKTVMQGEEIKSDIRLAIDDTLRDAGISIAFPQRDVHLDTSRPLEICVRGAADEAAAGPWKSANKAA, translated from the coding sequence TTGATCGCTTCACCCAGCGTTGTCACCGGTTGCGCACTTCGACGTCCCCGGGTCGGCTGGGCGCACACGCCCCGGCTCGTGTTGCTGGCGGCCCTGCTGCTGCCGGCCGGCGGCCTGCTGGCGGCCGAAGGGGCGCCCGAACCGCCGGCGGTCGCCGCGGGGGGCGCCGCCACCGGGCTGGGCGCCGACGCCATTGCGCAACGTCGCCAAGAGATAGCGTCGCGGCTGGCGCGGCTGGAAGAGGCGATCGGGGAGCTGGCCAAGCAGTCGCCCCCCGGGCGCCCGTCCACCGAACTGCTGACGCAGCGGAAGTTCCTGGAGATCATCGACTCGCAGCTTGCCCAGCAGCAGAGCGTGGTCGCCCGCCGCGACGAGCTCGCCAAGCAAGAAGCGGCGTTGCGGCTGCAACTGGACGACCACCGCGAGTTCGGGCACCCGGCCCGCAAGCCCTACAGCTTCTTGTTGCTAGAAGACCTGCTCGACCAGCAGGCGACCGAGCAAACGCGGCAAGAGTCGCTGCGGATCGAGCTGTCGGCGGTTCGGGACCTGGCGGTGTCGCTCCGCGAGGCCCACGACACGGCCGAGACGCACCGCCGCCTGGCGAAGGAAGCGCTCGAGATCAACGACGACCCCGCCGCGACGGCGGAGCTTTCCAAGACGCTCAACGACTCCCAGCTCGCCAGCACCGCGTCGTCCGACGGGCTTGCGCTGCGTCGCGGCGAGGCCGAGTTGTGCGAGGCCAAGCTCAAGCTGGGCGAGCTGCGGCTGCGGTTGCTCGAGGAGCAGATCACGGCCGTCCGGCCCGACGTGGCGGTGACGCCGCAAGACCAGCAGCGGATCGCCGCGGAGCTAGACGCCAAAGAGCAGCGGCTGCGGCAGAAACTCGACCGGCTGCTGCCCCCGACCGCGCGGGCCGATCACGAGACGGCTGAACCCGCGGACCGCGTCGGCGAGGCCGCCGCGGAAGCGCTCGTCGCCCACCAGCTCGCCCAAGAAGCGCACCAGCAGCGCCGGGCGTTGCTGCAACAAAGCCTCGGCAACTGCGCCACAGAGCGGCTGCTGTGGGAGCGGCGGTTCCAGGCGCTCACGGGCCAGGTGAGCGAAGAGACACTAGCCGCGTGGCGTGAAGACCTCGCCGACTTTCAGTCGCGTTGTCAGCAGTTCCGGCGGATGATCGAGGTCCGCAGCGAGGAACGCCGTTCGGAGCTCGCCGGCCTCGAGGAGCGTGTGGCCAACAGCGGGCCCGCGGCCGGGGGGCTCGGCAAGCAGCTCGCCTACCAACGCGCAGAGCTGCGCGGGCTGCTGGACGCCTACGGCGAGAGCCTGACCGAGACCTCGGCGAACCAGCGGCTGCTCGACCGGATGCAGTCTGAGATCCAGGGAGCCTCGAGCGCCGCATCGATCGGCCAGTGGCTGCGGAGCGGGTCCGCCTCGTTCCGCGCCCTCTGGCGCTACGAGCTGGCCGCCGTCGACGACCGACCGGTCACCGTGGGCAAGGTGGTCAGCGGGCTGCTGCTGCTGCTGGCCGGCTACGCCGGGTCGCGGTGGGTCAGCAGGCAGATCGGTCGGCGCGTGCTGCCGCGGCTTGGCTTGGGGGGCGGCGCGTCGAAGGCGCTGGAGTCGATCGCGTTCTACACGCTGGTTGTGGCGGTCGGGCTGATGTCGCTCGAGATGGTGCACGTGCCGCTCACGGTGTTTACGTTCTTCGGCGGCGCCGCGGCCATCGGCCTGGGCTTCGGCAGCCAGACCGTGCTGAGCAACTTCATCAGCGGGCTGCTGCTGCTGGTGGAACGGCCGATCCGCGCGGGCGACCTGGTAGAGATCGATGGGCTGCTGGGGACCGTTGAGGACGTGGGCGCGCGCGCCACGCGGATCCGCACCGACTCCAACCTGGAGATCTTGGTGCCCAACAGCAAGTTCTTGGAGTTCGCCGTCACCAACTGGACGCTCTCCGACGACCTGAACCGGCTGCAGATCAACGTGGGGGTTGCCTACGGCTCGCCGACGCGCGAAACGGCGCGGCTGCTCAAGAAGTCGGTCGGCGAAGACCCACACGTGCTGACCCACCCGGCGCCGGTGGTGGTGTTCCGAGATTTCGGCGACAACGCGCTCGCCTTCGAGATCCACTTCTGGGTGCACATGAAGACCGTGATGCAGGGGGAAGAGATCAAGAGCGACATCCGCCTGGCGATCGACGACACCCTGCGCGACGCGGGCATCTCGATCGCGTTCCCGCAGCGCGACGTGCACCTGGACACCAGCCGCCCGCTGGAGATCTGCGTCCGCGGCGCCGCGGACGAAGCAGCGGCCGGGCCCTGGAAGTCCGCCAACAAGGCGGCCTAG
- a CDS encoding redoxin family protein has protein sequence MKKPNLIAFWLVLLAICASTLPSDAQQPERQRQRQRRQAPAGKEAPHPPKVGDEAPAFELPKLNAEKKADDKTTGDDALPTVTLEQINNDGPVVLLVLRGWPGYQCPICSRQVGQFLSRSEQLAKQGVQLVLVYPGPADLLAEHAREFQGDRSFPAGVHYLIDPDYAFTNAWGLRWEAPRETAYASTFIIGKDGLIKFGNTSTTHGDRVDVETVLEELAGME, from the coding sequence ATGAAGAAGCCCAACCTGATCGCGTTTTGGCTCGTGCTGCTGGCGATTTGCGCTTCGACGCTGCCGTCCGACGCCCAGCAGCCAGAGCGGCAACGCCAACGCCAACGCCGGCAGGCGCCCGCGGGGAAAGAGGCGCCCCACCCGCCCAAGGTCGGCGACGAGGCCCCGGCCTTCGAGCTCCCCAAGCTCAACGCCGAGAAGAAGGCCGACGACAAGACGACGGGCGACGACGCGCTGCCCACCGTCACGCTCGAACAAATCAACAACGACGGTCCGGTCGTGCTGCTGGTGCTGCGTGGCTGGCCGGGGTACCAGTGCCCCATCTGCTCGCGGCAGGTGGGTCAGTTCTTGAGCAGGAGCGAGCAGCTCGCCAAACAGGGCGTGCAGCTTGTGCTGGTCTACCCCGGCCCGGCCGACCTGCTGGCCGAGCACGCCCGAGAGTTCCAGGGCGACCGGAGCTTCCCCGCCGGGGTCCACTACCTGATCGACCCCGACTACGCGTTCACCAACGCGTGGGGCCTACGCTGGGAAGCCCCCCGCGAGACGGCCTACGCCTCGACGTTCATCATCGGCAAAGACGGCCTGATCAAGTTCGGCAACACCAGCACGACGCACGGCGACCGGGTGGATGTAGAGACGGTGCTCGAGGAGCTGGCGGGGATGGAGTAG